The sequence CCGTTCGTGGTGGCCGCCGTCGGGGTCGGCCAGGGTGCCGTCCAGCTGGTTGGCGGTATAGACCTGGATGCCGGGTTCGGTGGTCCACACCTCCATGACCCGCCCGGCGTCCGGGGAGGCGAGGCGGGCGGCGCGGCGCAGTCCCCCGGGTGCGTCAGGCGCGTCGAGGACCCAGCAGTGGTCGAACCCGCCCGCCCGGAGCAGCTGTTGGTTCGTCAGGAAGACGCGTTCCGACAGGATCTGAGGCTGTGTCAGGTCGAACGGTGTGGCGGCGACGGGAGCGGCGGGGCCCTCGGGGATGCCCTCCTCGTCGACCGGCAGGTAGTGCGCGGCGTCCACCTGGAGGGTGTGGCCGAGGATGTCGCCCCGGGCGGTCAGGTCGAAGTAGGCGTGGTTGGTGAGGTTGACGACGGTGGGGCTGTCGGTGGCCGCCTCGTAGTCGAGCGCGAGGGTGCCCGCCCGGTCGAGGGTGTAGGTCACGGTCACGTCCAGCGCGCCGGGGAAGCCCATGTCGCCGTCGGGGCTGCGCAGCGTGAGCCGCAGGACGGCCGCCTCGTCGGTGGCGGAGCCGGCCGCCTCCCAGACGCGGGTGTGGAAGCCGTCGGGGCCGCCGTGCAGCGCGTGGCCCCGGTCGGTGGCGGGGACCTCGTACTCCGTGCCGTCGAGCGTGAACCTGCCGTGCGCGATGCGGTTGGCGTAGCGGCCGACGAGGGCGCCGAAGAACGGGTTCTTGCCCGTGTAGTCGTCGAGGGCGGGCAGCGAGCGGACGACCGACGCCGGGGTGCCGGCGGTGTCGGGCACGGTGAGCCGGTGCAGGATGCCGCCGTAGGTGAGGATCTCGGCCCGGACTCCGGTGCCGGAGTCGAGCGTCCAGAGGTCGACGTCCGTGGTGCCGTGGGCGCCGAACGGTTTGCTGTGCACGGTGGGGCGAGGCATCAATGGTCCTTGGGGCGGTCGGACGGCCTGAGCGGCCGGACGGGCTGGCCGTGGACGCCGGACTCCCCGGGGGTGGTGGGGAGCCCGGCCCGTGGCCTACGGTGCGGCCGGTCCGGCGGCGGGCCGGGGAACGGTGGATTCTCGGACGACGAGCCGGTAGCCGGGCCGGGGCCGCCTGGGCTCGGTCACCTGGTCGCCGGAGAGGCGCTCGACGAGGCTGTCGACGGCGAGCCGGGCGATGGCCTCCTTGTCGGGCGCCACGGTGGTGAGCGTGGTGGCGCCGTACAGGCTCTCCTCGATGTCGTCGAACCCGACGACGGCGACGTCCTCGGGGATGCGCAGGCCGCGTTCCGAGAGGGTGCGCATGGCGCCGATGGCGATGAGGTCGTTGTACGCGAACACGGCGTCGGGCCGCTCGCCGCGGTCCAGCAGCGCGGCCATGCCGGAGGCCCCGTCCTCGCGGCCGTAGCCGTCGGTGACGACGACCAGCGCCTCGTCGGGCTCGATTCCGGCGGCGGCCAGTTCCTCGCGCCAGCCGCGCAG is a genomic window of Streptomyces sp. NBC_00708 containing:
- a CDS encoding galactose mutarotase, which translates into the protein MPRPTVHSKPFGAHGTTDVDLWTLDSGTGVRAEILTYGGILHRLTVPDTAGTPASVVRSLPALDDYTGKNPFFGALVGRYANRIAHGRFTLDGTEYEVPATDRGHALHGGPDGFHTRVWEAAGSATDEAAVLRLTLRSPDGDMGFPGALDVTVTYTLDRAGTLALDYEAATDSPTVVNLTNHAYFDLTARGDILGHTLQVDAAHYLPVDEEGIPEGPAAPVAATPFDLTQPQILSERVFLTNQQLLRAGGFDHCWVLDAPDAPGGLRRAARLASPDAGRVMEVWTTEPGIQVYTANQLDGTLADPDGGHHERHGAVCLETQHLPDSPNRPDQPGTVLRPGEDFRSRTEFRFPHLTSPS